From one Ignavibacteria bacterium genomic stretch:
- a CDS encoding CAP domain-containing protein, which translates to MGPRITRIFSFFAAWLMWALPASAQQLSYDSLAGSFVKELNALRADPASYLPRIEEYRVQVQSFTPSIKKLNKAVSEIKTILAKQSPLLPLTVDSALMKAAADHVADAAATGILGHIGSSGSNPGTRVARYGLYRDLSEAITYGHLSTALMLASFLVDEGTPDRGHRKSVLASQYTKIGVAIGYHPKYDIQLVVLVGN; encoded by the coding sequence ATGGGACCTCGAATAACCCGCATATTCTCCTTTTTTGCGGCATGGTTGATGTGGGCGTTGCCTGCATCGGCACAACAACTGTCATACGACTCGCTGGCAGGTTCGTTCGTGAAAGAGCTGAATGCACTGCGTGCAGATCCTGCATCGTATCTGCCGCGCATCGAGGAATACCGAGTCCAGGTTCAGTCGTTCACACCCAGCATTAAAAAACTCAATAAAGCCGTCAGTGAGATTAAAACGATCCTGGCAAAACAGAGCCCCCTTCTCCCACTTACCGTTGACTCTGCATTAATGAAGGCGGCGGCTGACCATGTAGCCGATGCGGCGGCTACCGGTATTTTGGGCCATATCGGAAGCAGTGGATCAAATCCAGGTACCAGAGTGGCACGGTATGGATTGTATCGGGATTTGTCAGAAGCAATTACGTACGGACATTTGAGTACTGCTCTGATGCTAGCATCGTTCCTTGTTGACGAAGGAACACCCGACAGAGGTCACAGAAAATCAGTACTGGCGTCTCAGTACACCAAAATTGGCGTTGCCATTGGCTACCATCCAAAGTACGACATTCAGCTTGTTGTGCTGGTTGGTAATTAA
- a CDS encoding acyl-CoA carboxylase subunit beta — MSNRIEKLRELKNEALLGGGEKRIAQQHAKGKLTARERLSVLLDDGSFKEFDMLARHRSSRFGLDKQRPLGDGVVTGVGTIDGRHVCVFSQDFTVFGGSLSEVHAEKICKVMDHAMKIGAPIIGLNDSGGARIQEGVVSLGGYADIFLRNTLASGVVPQISVVLGPCAGGAVYSPALTDFVFMVKGSSYMFVTGPEVVKTVTHEDVSFEELGGAETHASRSGVAHFAMDDEVQCLLAVRKLVRYLPSSNRVNPPHLPTTDVPDRTCKKLETIIPENPNHPYDIKDVIREVVDERDFFEVHEEFASNLVVGFATLDSIPVGIVANQPASLAGVLDISSSVKGARFVRFCDAFNIPLVTFEDVPGFLPGTDQEWGGIIRHGAKLLYAYCEATVPKLTVITRKAYGGAYDVMSSRHIRGDYNVAWPTAEIAVMGAKGAVEILYKDRKKANGSDSVAPTPEQIEKRTQQLIDEYNKEFANPYEAAERGYVDDVIEPAETRRELITALRRLATKVDSNPAKKHGTIPL; from the coding sequence ATGAGCAACCGGATTGAAAAACTGAGAGAACTAAAAAACGAAGCCCTTCTTGGAGGAGGCGAGAAACGCATAGCACAGCAGCATGCAAAGGGCAAGCTTACAGCCAGAGAACGTCTGTCGGTACTGTTAGACGATGGATCATTTAAGGAATTCGATATGCTGGCACGTCACCGGAGCTCTCGCTTTGGTCTTGACAAGCAACGTCCACTCGGCGATGGCGTAGTTACCGGTGTTGGCACCATTGACGGCAGGCATGTGTGTGTGTTTTCGCAGGACTTCACGGTTTTTGGAGGATCACTCAGCGAGGTTCATGCCGAAAAAATCTGCAAGGTGATGGACCACGCAATGAAGATTGGGGCGCCAATTATCGGATTGAATGATTCCGGTGGTGCTCGAATTCAGGAGGGTGTAGTAAGCCTTGGAGGTTATGCCGACATATTTCTGCGCAATACACTGGCCAGCGGTGTGGTGCCACAGATAAGCGTGGTTCTCGGACCCTGTGCCGGCGGCGCTGTGTACTCGCCGGCACTTACGGACTTTGTGTTTATGGTGAAGGGCAGCAGCTACATGTTTGTGACCGGACCCGAAGTTGTAAAAACCGTTACTCACGAAGATGTGTCGTTCGAAGAACTTGGAGGTGCCGAAACCCATGCTTCGCGAAGTGGTGTAGCCCACTTTGCAATGGACGACGAAGTGCAGTGTCTGCTTGCAGTACGTAAGCTTGTTCGCTACCTGCCGTCAAGCAATCGAGTGAATCCACCACACTTACCAACCACCGACGTACCCGACAGAACATGTAAGAAGCTGGAAACAATCATTCCGGAAAATCCTAATCATCCTTACGATATTAAGGACGTGATTCGCGAAGTGGTTGATGAGCGGGATTTTTTTGAAGTTCACGAAGAATTTGCTTCGAACCTGGTTGTTGGCTTTGCAACACTCGATAGTATACCCGTTGGCATTGTTGCCAATCAGCCGGCATCTCTTGCCGGCGTTCTTGATATTTCCAGCTCCGTAAAAGGTGCACGCTTTGTTCGGTTCTGTGATGCGTTTAACATTCCGCTGGTAACCTTCGAGGATGTACCCGGCTTTCTTCCCGGAACTGACCAGGAATGGGGAGGTATCATACGCCACGGAGCAAAACTGCTGTATGCCTATTGCGAGGCAACCGTTCCCAAGCTGACTGTTATTACGCGTAAAGCATACGGCGGCGCTTATGATGTGATGAGTTCACGGCATATTCGTGGCGACTATAATGTTGCATGGCCAACAGCCGAAATCGCCGTAATGGGAGCGAAAGGGGCTGTTGAAATACTATACAAGGACAGGAAAAAGGCAAACGGTAGCGATTCGGTTGCTCCTACACCCGAACAAATCGAAAAACGAACCCAGCAGCTCATCGACGAGTATAATAAAGAATTTGCCAATCCGTACGAGGCTGCAGAACGCGGCTACGTGGATGACGTGATTGAACCCGCAGAAACTCGAAGAGAGCTGATTACGGCATTGAGGCGGCTGGCAACAAAGGTGGATAGTAATCCCGCAAAGAAGCATGGAACAATACCGCTGTAG
- a CDS encoding MarR family transcriptional regulator, whose translation MGEILRNRLKQKGFDSEHQEALLSLLVAADVLNRKLQQICEQYSITHPQYNVLRILRGSYPNGHPRSEIIARMLQRAPDVTRLINRLEKVGLVCRARTTEDRRLSLTFITPKGIELLNAMHADITSLGTELRERLNVEEAADLIKYCERIIQWDLE comes from the coding sequence ATGGGTGAAATTCTCCGTAACCGGTTAAAGCAGAAAGGATTCGATTCCGAGCATCAGGAAGCGCTCCTTAGTCTACTGGTGGCTGCCGACGTGTTAAACAGGAAGCTGCAGCAAATCTGTGAACAGTATTCCATTACGCACCCTCAGTATAACGTTCTTAGAATCTTGCGGGGTTCGTATCCAAATGGACATCCGCGTTCTGAGATCATTGCAAGGATGTTGCAACGAGCTCCGGATGTTACACGGTTAATAAACCGGTTGGAAAAAGTTGGCCTTGTATGCAGGGCCCGTACTACCGAGGATCGCCGACTGTCTCTAACCTTTATCACCCCAAAAGGTATTGAGCTGCTCAATGCGATGCATGCCGATATAACAAGCCTTGGAACTGAGCTTCGGGAGCGCCTGAACGTTGAAGAAGCCGCCGATCTGATTAAATATTGCGAGCGTATTATTCAATGGGACCTCGAATAA
- a CDS encoding T9SS type A sorting domain-containing protein, producing the protein MKHLVIAAVLLAAGITGMSAQKYEAPQLPLDSLGWNNSVADADSVLAFTERPFLFGWNWGSTDSNVSHTLGMNVWHIQDPFMWDSVAPKEFGDTRVAGQLLVASISGVSEAAPYKDTLSERTRYRMPSESIAMEWQPWLQKQADTFALLPDDSTGGVWGFHQRDDSGTVVYDTADGCYRYRLETSKFTGQTLVLSDVECSDGFTRWETEAHPHFTTDTLYLAITLQRNDASPDTPENLDNPVLRLRVPKWWKWQCSPDSSLSKFRALPDTTGAIETVYSTFDGSYRGQRINADTTSTGPTEMVITRRMIPPINSSDKNITVYGMLVFDLKVDTNHIPADDNPDIWRNPRFVRNQRDNDNRTCIGRVSVDVTFCDELGVDIKWVRLESGSGRELFWGGFDKQICDSVAGFMARLRQYNHDSVAVPGEQPRLWRVYGRDEISPMHWKAFRYINRLLHDRVTTEWYVPDMSKARHCLRLKEYWSGETVALINNAPSPLIRHGVLNNNTNLDSLYLYAGFKKGRDDWRDFETRLEHWSKSCGNVTNRNYSNKPLPLPNDSIDFYCDSYETGVLGYVEQALKIGYANHPQLLFDTTITRYDNVWEYSSFRGLRKNVGDSLVLRLDKTTNARVKSAEEIRLQNWLPLILGSKGLFHYHGQTGALPEDVNDSKWGDIPKAGKANTIGADVGMVHQYPACLDVAALGDARIDNDSLGTDYLQDGDSSHYDKYLPHGIDTTALAMNAMAANPPGVPLFRKTMRQVVREVQRSIQPFTDSLLQMRLVAWRGQGFRHYFLGDTAAYKLWLHGDSAHQRVCIPAEQDVGTAIPRPRTEPYDSTFYDITIHSIGTAPIDQVCVIGVLNRRTDPRYDTTFGQDYVYTYDELKSRVRSNPPDLYKQYGARRLRLPFHYQGMSAQARNLRVQELRFADTTMMNMQPPIDTIIGRDVALDIDFLPGEGKFFRVSTVPASSQQGTGFLAHSNQRKIVAFPVIDSFITAVDTTYGDTVRTWRQMVPGDTMRYHRVFHRRRDSAETGALTVWYQRSQPLVLSDTLPASPALPAFDASVIEWEPPVNVSSRIMYAPPDVFPKIPQIMDLSCGFPALVVRVDTLEGNVSKVYIVFACEYKPADTVNGRVLVCETVLPADVPHQQQVDFVAGDYAVKLDEMRFYPIYPPVTPGNVLEHWGTPMINASQSGNYYCWSNSELSQIGVGFKQPHMREFLPGQTEYLRVTPGEYVATHPSMNSYSRLHIGEDDAGLIWQEGPNPVNGHDIYYTRLKHYPNNQIYHQLSADDPPVFQDPGMIVLDDNSVARVCGPQVPYNDLNYIATHSYPVLYRQMSDWNLTPSSGKYYDIGLINYKAERAYWQSTLTGNGRTVISRRMFDVAEWSSSVNGGIDTLGSKPVFIIFSTSFNLRGPDVAQGEQWWQWGSDPGYNAWDYDDSTSVLEFWSDTSTTDHFPKLWSMTMSWHLYGASGNHNLEHLVSVDSVRVLRDNGLYPHLAARYSMIGRNNRGWQRNRRIFNSLDNNPLWSNYQRAPIITTSSEHFYKGYREDSIRVVQHVGFRSDKGYALTAPIYLPDLDRWIPLKPWGSTENNEPAEFSSAWLQLSNVTSIGLETRALGSETEARLWVQRRGEAEATDLNAVAVNQDGAVWHNDATLLAEQGQWYRFFITPDNPATHAVEDTELRLAGTKSAQKSTGNATVIDLRTMKHYKAQPASLTVYPNPVAGNLTVVVRSEHEATGPLLHIIDPLGRVLTRLPCQSTDVITVNVSSWPAGTYNAILTAADETFSTSQFTVMH; encoded by the coding sequence ATGAAACACCTGGTAATCGCTGCCGTCCTGCTCGCTGCCGGCATCACCGGCATGAGTGCGCAGAAGTATGAGGCTCCGCAGCTACCACTCGATTCGCTAGGGTGGAACAATTCTGTTGCGGATGCAGATTCGGTACTGGCATTTACTGAGCGCCCGTTTCTCTTTGGCTGGAACTGGGGCAGTACCGATAGCAATGTTTCACACACCCTGGGCATGAATGTCTGGCACATCCAGGATCCGTTTATGTGGGACAGCGTCGCCCCAAAAGAATTCGGAGATACGCGTGTTGCGGGTCAGTTGCTGGTTGCGAGTATCAGTGGGGTTTCTGAAGCAGCACCGTATAAAGACACTCTAAGTGAACGCACACGATATCGGATGCCCAGTGAGAGTATTGCCATGGAGTGGCAGCCATGGCTGCAGAAGCAGGCGGATACGTTTGCCCTTCTTCCCGACGATTCTACCGGTGGCGTATGGGGGTTCCACCAGCGCGATGACTCCGGCACTGTTGTTTATGATACTGCAGACGGCTGCTACCGCTACCGCCTGGAAACATCAAAGTTTACAGGGCAGACGCTCGTACTTTCGGATGTGGAATGCAGCGACGGCTTTACGCGGTGGGAGACAGAAGCCCATCCGCATTTCACGACGGATACTCTCTACCTTGCAATCACCCTGCAGCGTAATGATGCTTCACCTGATACACCGGAGAATTTAGATAATCCGGTGCTGCGCCTGCGTGTTCCGAAGTGGTGGAAATGGCAGTGTAGTCCCGACAGCTCACTATCGAAGTTTAGGGCACTGCCAGACACGACCGGAGCTATCGAAACGGTGTATTCAACCTTTGATGGCTCCTACCGCGGTCAGCGTATTAATGCGGATACGACCTCTACCGGTCCAACGGAGATGGTTATCACCCGCCGCATGATACCGCCCATTAATAGTAGTGATAAAAATATCACCGTCTATGGAATGTTGGTCTTTGACCTGAAAGTGGACACAAACCACATCCCTGCCGACGATAATCCTGATATCTGGCGAAATCCACGTTTTGTAAGGAATCAACGGGACAACGACAATAGGACCTGTATTGGCAGGGTGAGTGTTGACGTGACATTTTGTGATGAGCTGGGTGTGGATATTAAATGGGTGCGCCTTGAGAGCGGCAGCGGACGCGAGCTGTTCTGGGGAGGCTTTGATAAGCAGATCTGTGACAGCGTTGCCGGCTTTATGGCGCGGCTTCGTCAGTATAACCACGATTCAGTCGCCGTCCCCGGTGAGCAGCCACGGCTGTGGCGCGTTTACGGGCGCGATGAAATATCACCAATGCACTGGAAGGCCTTCCGCTACATAAACCGGCTGCTGCATGACCGCGTGACGACGGAGTGGTATGTCCCTGACATGAGCAAGGCACGCCACTGCCTGCGCCTGAAAGAATACTGGAGCGGTGAAACGGTAGCGTTGATTAACAATGCACCATCACCTCTGATACGTCACGGGGTATTAAATAACAATACAAATCTGGATTCTCTTTATCTGTATGCCGGTTTCAAGAAAGGCCGTGATGACTGGCGGGACTTCGAAACAAGATTGGAGCATTGGAGTAAGAGCTGCGGAAATGTAACTAACAGGAATTACAGCAATAAGCCATTGCCCCTTCCAAATGATTCAATTGATTTTTATTGCGACTCCTATGAAACCGGAGTATTGGGTTATGTAGAGCAGGCTCTCAAAATTGGCTATGCAAATCATCCGCAGCTACTGTTCGATACCACGATTACGCGGTATGATAACGTATGGGAGTATTCCTCATTCAGAGGTTTACGGAAGAATGTTGGTGACAGTCTGGTGTTGCGCCTTGATAAGACAACCAATGCACGGGTCAAGTCAGCTGAGGAGATACGCCTTCAAAACTGGCTGCCGCTGATCCTGGGTTCCAAGGGACTGTTCCACTACCACGGTCAAACCGGCGCCCTTCCGGAAGATGTGAATGATTCAAAGTGGGGTGATATACCAAAAGCAGGAAAAGCAAATACAATAGGAGCCGATGTCGGTATGGTACACCAGTACCCGGCATGCCTTGATGTTGCGGCTCTTGGTGATGCCCGCATCGACAATGATTCGCTGGGTACGGATTATCTTCAAGACGGAGACAGTTCGCATTATGACAAGTATTTGCCGCATGGCATAGACACGACGGCCTTAGCAATGAATGCCATGGCGGCCAACCCGCCGGGCGTACCGCTGTTCCGTAAAACGATGCGTCAGGTGGTACGTGAAGTGCAGCGCAGTATCCAACCGTTTACCGACTCGCTTTTGCAGATGCGATTGGTAGCGTGGCGCGGTCAGGGCTTCCGGCACTATTTTCTGGGAGATACAGCAGCCTACAAGCTCTGGCTGCACGGCGACAGTGCGCATCAGCGCGTATGCATTCCTGCCGAACAGGATGTGGGCACTGCGATACCACGCCCGCGCACGGAGCCGTACGACAGTACGTTTTATGATATTACAATTCATTCTATTGGTACTGCTCCGATTGACCAGGTATGCGTTATTGGCGTTCTAAACCGGCGTACGGACCCGCGTTACGACACCACCTTCGGTCAGGATTATGTTTACACGTACGATGAACTGAAATCCCGTGTACGCAGCAACCCGCCGGATCTCTATAAACAATACGGTGCGCGGCGGCTGCGCCTGCCATTCCACTATCAGGGGATGTCCGCACAGGCACGGAATCTGCGCGTACAGGAGCTGCGATTTGCCGATACCACAATGATGAACATGCAGCCGCCGATAGATACGATCATCGGCCGCGATGTTGCCTTGGATATAGATTTTCTCCCTGGTGAAGGAAAATTCTTCCGTGTTTCTACAGTCCCCGCTTCGAGTCAGCAGGGAACAGGTTTTCTGGCACACTCCAACCAACGAAAGATCGTAGCATTTCCGGTAATAGACTCGTTCATTACTGCAGTCGACACTACGTATGGCGATACGGTACGCACATGGCGGCAGATGGTTCCGGGCGATACAATGCGCTACCACCGTGTATTTCACCGCAGGCGTGATTCTGCTGAGACAGGAGCGCTAACGGTATGGTATCAGCGCAGTCAGCCGCTGGTGCTGAGTGATACGCTGCCAGCCTCACCGGCGTTACCAGCGTTTGATGCGTCGGTCATCGAATGGGAGCCCCCTGTCAACGTAAGCAGCCGTATCATGTATGCACCACCTGATGTTTTCCCTAAGATTCCCCAGATCATGGATCTCAGCTGCGGTTTCCCCGCCCTGGTTGTTCGTGTTGATACTCTTGAAGGCAACGTCTCAAAAGTCTATATCGTCTTTGCTTGTGAGTATAAGCCGGCTGATACGGTCAACGGCCGTGTTCTTGTGTGTGAAACCGTTCTGCCTGCCGACGTTCCGCACCAACAGCAAGTTGACTTTGTCGCAGGAGATTATGCTGTGAAGCTCGATGAGATGCGTTTTTATCCTATTTATCCACCGGTAACTCCTGGTAATGTTCTTGAGCATTGGGGAACGCCCATGATTAACGCCTCGCAGTCGGGGAACTACTACTGCTGGTCTAATTCTGAACTCAGTCAAATTGGTGTGGGCTTTAAGCAACCGCATATGCGCGAGTTTTTACCAGGGCAGACCGAGTACCTACGTGTTACACCTGGCGAGTACGTAGCCACACATCCATCGATGAATTCATATTCGCGCCTTCACATTGGCGAGGACGACGCCGGACTGATATGGCAGGAAGGTCCAAATCCGGTCAACGGACACGATATCTACTATACTCGTCTTAAACATTATCCCAATAATCAGATCTATCACCAGCTGAGTGCTGATGATCCCCCTGTTTTTCAAGATCCGGGCATGATAGTTCTGGATGATAATAGCGTTGCCCGCGTCTGTGGTCCTCAAGTGCCATATAATGATTTAAATTACATTGCAACGCACAGTTACCCGGTGTTGTACCGCCAGATGTCAGACTGGAATCTCACACCGTCGTCGGGGAAATACTATGATATAGGCTTGATTAACTATAAAGCTGAGCGGGCTTATTGGCAATCAACACTAACGGGTAACGGCAGAACCGTCATTTCACGCCGCATGTTCGATGTGGCGGAATGGAGTAGCAGCGTGAATGGTGGTATTGATACACTGGGTTCAAAACCCGTATTCATCATTTTTTCTACTTCTTTTAATCTGCGTGGTCCTGATGTTGCACAGGGTGAGCAGTGGTGGCAATGGGGCTCGGATCCGGGATATAATGCGTGGGACTATGATGACTCCACATCGGTGTTAGAATTCTGGTCGGACACCTCGACAACAGATCATTTTCCCAAACTCTGGTCGATGACAATGAGCTGGCATCTATACGGTGCCAGTGGGAACCATAACCTAGAACATCTGGTTTCCGTCGACTCGGTACGGGTACTTCGCGATAATGGCCTGTATCCGCACCTGGCAGCACGCTATTCGATGATCGGCCGTAACAATCGTGGCTGGCAGCGAAACCGCCGGATCTTTAACAGTCTTGATAATAATCCGTTGTGGAGTAATTACCAGCGTGCCCCGATAATAACCACCTCATCGGAACACTTCTACAAAGGCTATCGGGAAGACAGCATTCGTGTGGTGCAGCACGTGGGCTTCCGCAGTGATAAGGGATATGCTCTGACGGCTCCGATCTATCTGCCGGACTTAGACCGCTGGATACCGCTGAAGCCGTGGGGCAGTACAGAGAATAACGAGCCTGCCGAATTCTCCAGCGCCTGGCTGCAACTGTCCAATGTTACCAGCATCGGGTTAGAGACCAGAGCTCTTGGTTCCGAGACGGAAGCCCGTCTCTGGGTGCAGCGCCGTGGTGAAGCCGAGGCAACGGATCTTAACGCAGTAGCCGTAAACCAAGATGGTGCCGTGTGGCACAATGATGCCACGCTGCTGGCAGAGCAGGGCCAGTGGTACCGCTTTTTCATCACGCCTGACAATCCTGCCACGCATGCGGTCGAAGACACCGAACTCCGACTGGCCGGCACCAAGAGTGCTCAAAAAAGTACCGGTAATGCTACGGTCATTGACCTGCGTACCATGAAGCACTACAAAGCTCAGCCGGCAAGCCTTACCGTATATCCCAATCCGGTGGCCGGCAATCTTACGGTCGTTGTCCGGTCAGAGCACGAAGCTACCGGACCCCTTCTGCACATCATCGATCCGCTTGGCAGAGTCTTAACACGCCTGCCGTGTCAGAGCACAGATGTTATCACTGTTAACGTTTCCAGCTGGCCGGCAGGTACCTACAACGCTATACTCACTGCTGCTGACGAGACCTTCAGTACATCACAATTTACCGTTATGCATTAG